From a region of the Betta splendens chromosome 5, fBetSpl5.4, whole genome shotgun sequence genome:
- the si:dkeyp-97e7.9 gene encoding DEP domain-containing mTOR-interacting protein, which translates to MSRLRDYTSTLLSNENTPMRAICIEAAENLSPLFAGLKFKYASVKQAYPCIHTERAATKSELHLLSCPEIRNMERTSSISRKAVAGQQKAEVMIAGEQLRLKLHDGKLIKERRYHLRTYPNCFVAQELIDWLLSHKEAPDRAAAVGLMQHLMDHDIIHHVCDKRPVFKDAKLLYRFRKDDGTFPFNTEVKIFMHGQRLHEHLTGDKNSILQLREEHGVAHQRSFPGCQLIDWLLQNGEAESRRQGLELCRALQEHGIIQHVARKHHFFDSGLLYQFCINFRRRRRLFELLNSNEHENDEEAIMTAQEEKQPDSPLALHKSPALEKNCAFQSVALGKELKAVTGGRRASLNSTGFPPPVQLFSTTATICNPKSVLRRHYTCEELLRPGAPFAKKVLTVIGDDLGWGFVIRGRAPCYVQAVDPGSPAAAAGVKVRQFVCQVNGRCVLYLDYRTVSRLVMTGQRTVELEVMEPLI; encoded by the exons ATGTCACGCCTTCGCGACTACACCTCCACGCTGCTCTCCAATGAAAACACGCCGATGAGGGCGATTTGCATAGAAGCTGCTGAGAATCTGTCCCCGCTGTTC GCgggtttaaaatttaaatacgCCTCAGTCAAACAGGCTTATCCATGTATCCACACGG AAAGGGCCGCAACTAAAAGTGAGCTCCACTTACTTTCTTGTCCAGAGATAAGGAACATGGAGCGAACGAGCAGCATTAGCAGAAAGGCCGTGGCTGGACAACAAAAGGCCGAGGTGATGATCGCAGGGGAACAGCTCAG GTTGAAGCTTCATGACGGCAAACTGATCAAAGAGCGACGCTACCACCTGCGCACCTACCCCAACTGCTTCGTGGCACAGGAGCTGATAGACTGGCTGCTCAGCCACAAGGAGGCTCCGGACCGAGCGGCGGCTGTCGGCCTCATGCAGCACCTCATGGATCACGACATCATCCACCACG TGTGTGATAAGAGGCCGGTGTTCAAGGACGCCAAGCTGCTGTACCGCTTCCGCAAGGACGACGGCACCTTTCCCTTCAACACCGAGGTGAAGATCTTCATGCACGGACAACGTCTTCATGAACA TCTCACGGGGGACAAGAACTCCATCTTGCAGCTGCGAGAGGAGCACGGCGTCGCCCACCAGCGCTCCTTCCCCGGATGCCAGTTAATCGACTGGCTCCTTCAGAACGGTGAGGCCGAGAGCAGGCGTCAGGGGCTGGAGCTGTGCCGCGCGTTGCAGGAGCATGGCATCATTCAGCACG tgGCAAGGAAGCATCATTTCTTTGACAGCGGGCTACTCTATCAGTTCTGTATCAATTTTCGCCGCCGTCGTCGCCTTTTTGAGCTCCTGAACAGCAACGAGCATGAAAACGATGAGGAGGCGATAATGACAGCGCAAGAGGAAAAGCAACCTGACAGTCCACTTGCGCTGCACAAAAGCCCAGCCCTTGAGAAAAACTGTGCTTTTCAATCCg TGGCGTTGGGTAAAGAGCTCAAAGCAGTTACTGGTGGGCGTCGGGCCAGTTTAAACTCGACTGGATTTCCACCTCCTGTCCAGTTGTTCTCAACCACTGCGACGATATGCAATCCTAAATCAG TACTGAGAAGACATTACACATGTGAAGAGTTACTACGACCTGGTGCACCCTTCGCAAAGAAAGTGTTGACG GTGATCGGAGACGACCTGGGCTGGGGTTTTGTCATCAGGGGCAGGGCTCCATGTTACGTGCAGGCTGTGGACCCTGGAagcccagctgcagctgccggGGTGAAG
- the mafbb gene encoding v-maf avian musculoaponeurotic fibrosarcoma oncogene homolog Bb, whose translation MDFVSDFDLMKFGVKKETMQAVDRSFAATCNQIQRPDSVSSTPGSTPCNSVPSSPNLNLSEQRNNPAGDPFWIANNGGYPQQMYPQAFGLTPEDAVEALIGATAQQGHPAAPHGHHPPPFQSEYEGYGHLSEPVQHYPGLPGHPDMQGMPGSHCQDPYVKDDIRSVSPQSPDDQQILGAHHHLQQQQPQQQQHSRHDRRSNADVHFSDDQLVSMSVRELNRLLRGLSKDEVMRLKQKRRTLKNRGYAQSCRFKRVQQKHILEHEKTSLVSQVEQLKHELNRLVRERDAYKLKCEKLSGANCFHETGSTSDNPSSPEYLM comes from the coding sequence ATGGATTTCGTCAGCGACTTCGATTTAATGAAGTTCGGCGTCAAGAAGGAGACGATGCAGGCTGTGGACCGCTCCTTCGCCGCGACCTGCAACCAGATCCAGAGGCCGGACTCGGTCTCCTCCACGCCCGGCAGCACGCCCTGCAACTCGGTGCCCTCGTCGCCAAACCTCAATCTCAGCGAGCAGAGAAACAACCCCGCGGGCGACCCGTTCTGGATAGCGAACAACGGGGGTTACCCCCAGCAGATGTACCCGCAAGCCTTCGGCCTGACACCCGAGGACGCGGTCGAGGCCCTGATCGGCGCCACGGCGCAGCAGGGACACCCGGCGGCGCCCCACGGGCACCACCCGCCACCCTTCCAGAGCGAATACGAGGGCTACGGCCACCTGAGCGAGCCGGTCCAGCACTACCCGGGCCTCCCGGGCCACCCCGACATGCAGGGCATGCCCGGCAGCCACTGCCAGGACCCGTACGTCAAAGACGACATCAGGAGCGTGTCCCCCCAGTCCCCGGACGACCAGCAGATCCTCGGCGCGCAccatcacctccagcagcagcagccgcagcagcagcagcacagccgcCACGACCGGCGGTCCAACGCCGACGTGCACTTCTCCGACGACCAGCTGGTGTCCATGTCGGTCAGGGAGCTCAACCGGCTCCTGCGGGGCCTCAGCAAGGACGAGGTGATGCGCCTGAAGCAGAAGCGCCGGACCCTGAAGAACCGGGGCTACGCGCAGTCGTGCCGCTTCAAGCGCGTGCAGCAGAAGCACATCCTGGAGCACGAGAAGACGAGCCTGGTGTCACAGGTCGAGCAGCTCAAGCACGAACTCAACAGACTCGTGCGCGAGCGGGACGCGTACAAACTCAAGTGTGAGAAACTGTCCGGGGCGAACTGCTTCCACGAAACGGGCTCCACCAGCGACAACCCCTCGTCCCCCGAGTATTTAATGTGA